A single window of Channa argus isolate prfri chromosome 10, Channa argus male v1.0, whole genome shotgun sequence DNA harbors:
- the apln gene encoding apelin, translating into MNVKILTLVIVLLVSLLCSASAGPMASTEHGRELEETATVRKMVQQNPSRGGQTHRPAGWKRRRPRPRLSHKGPMPF; encoded by the exons ATGAATGTGAAGATCCTCACGCTGGTGATTGTGCTcttggtgtctctgttgtgctCTGCCAGTGCTG GTCCCATGGCCTCCACGGAGCATGGCAGAGAGCTGGAAGAGACAGCTACTGTTAGAAAAATGGTCCAGCAAAACCCTTCGAGGGGCGGTCAGACCCACAGACCAGCCGGCTGGAAGAGGAGACGCCCACGGCCCCGTCTTTCCCACAAGGGGCCCATGCCATTCTAA